Sequence from the Candidatus Thioglobus sp. NP1 genome:
TGGACATCAAAATCAATGATGGCAATTCTTCCTACATCATATCTAGATTGTAAATAACGCGCAGCAACAGCAACATTATTTATAAAACAAAATCCATTTGCTCGAATTGTTTCAGCATGATGGCCAGGTGGACGAACTGCACAGAACAACCTTTTAGAATTACCCTTCATCATTTCGTTTACTGCACCAATGCCAGCACCACAGGCTCTTAAGATCGCTTCTTTGCTATTACTACATAATAGTGTATCTGCGTAAGGCTCTTTTTCAACACCTACCAATCCATGACTGGGGATCATTGAAAAAAGTTCATCTAAATAAGACTGAGGATGAACAAGATTTATACTTTCAAAATCTGCTAATGGAGCTTCTTTTAGGGATATTGAAGGACTATTAATATCTTTAATTGAATTAAGGATACTCTCTAATCGCTCTTTTCTTTCAGGATGATTTTCACCATTATCTTTGATGAGACAATCATTATGGGAGTAAACCGTTATATTTTCCATTCAATCCCTTATTCTTTTGATTTTAAAAATCTAAATTCTTAAAAAAAGTTTGAAAAAGAACTACATATATGCGTTCTCTTTATGCGAATGGTCTGTTGCATCTAGGACAGCTTCTATCTCTGGATATAGCCCTATAAGCTGTTTTTCTACACCGTCTTTTAAAGTCATATTAACTGAGCTACAACCCTGACATCCTCCACCAAAATTAAGCACAACTTCATTCTTTTTTGTTATCTCCACTAAGTCTACAAAACCGCCATGAGAGGCTAAACTTGGATTAATCTCAGTGACAATCGTGAATAATATTTTTTCCTGAAGTGGCGCATCTTCCTTAGGAGCTTCACCCTTAGCATTAGGTGCGGTAATAGTTAATTTCTTATTAGTTCCATCAAGCTTGATAGCTACATGTGAATCTCTAAGATATTCATTATTACTTTTATCGATAAACACACTAAAGCCTACAAAGGGAAACTCATTATAACTTTCAGGTAGATCACTTTTAATACAAAAGTTAAATGTAACTGTTGCAACTGGCGTTCCTGCCTTTTCAACATCGACCTTTAAGCCTAAATCTTTCTCATCCTGTTGCTCAAAAAGATCAGCAACATAAACTTCTGCTTCTTCTGTAATACTAAACATTTGACCTCCTAAATACAATATTATCAATTAGTCGTGTTTCAGCTAATCTTATAGCTGATATTATAATAATTTCTTTGGTGTTAGTCGTGATTTGTTTAAGGTTATTTGCATCGAGCACTTCTAAATACTCAACTTGAAATATATTACTTAGATTATTAAAAGCCTGCTGCCTTGATAATTCAATAGGCTCATCATTAATTATTAGTATTTTTAATTTAGTAAGTTGTTCAAATAAATTAGGTGCTAATGAACGATCTTTTTTGGTCAAATACTGATTTCTAGTGCTTTTTGCTAAACCGTCCTCATCTCTTTTAGTTGAAATTGAATGAATATCAACTGCCAAATCTAAATGGCTTACTAAAGATTTAATAATAAGAAGTTGTTGATAATCTTTTTCTCCAAATACAGCATAACTTGGATTTACAATCTCAAATAGGCGCTTAACAACCTGTGCTACTCCATTAAAGTGAGATGGTCGAGAAATACCACAAAGTATTTTGCCTAAATCACCAACCTCATAATCAGTTGACATTCCATCTGGATAAACCTCGCTAACACTCGGTATAAATAGAACATCAACATTTTTTGCTTCCAGAAGAACTATATCGTTTGCGATGACCTCTGGATAAGTATCAAAATCTTCACTTTTAGAAAATTGAGTAGGATTAACAAAAATACTAACTACATTTATATCTGCAAGTT
This genomic interval carries:
- a CDS encoding histone deacetylase family protein; translation: MENITVYSHNDCLIKDNGENHPERKERLESILNSIKDINSPSISLKEAPLADFESINLVHPQSYLDELFSMIPSHGLVGVEKEPYADTLLCSNSKEAILRACGAGIGAVNEMMKGNSKRLFCAVRPPGHHAETIRANGFCFINNVAVAARYLQSRYDVGRIAIIDFDVHHGNGTQEIFYNDESVLYASIHQHPLFPGTGLESETGVGNIFNAPIESGTSSSDFLKIFKERILKNVSQFQPEVILISAGFDAHKRDPLATVNLDSNDFYTLTKEIVDIANHYSNGRIISFLEGGYDLLALSECIKFHLKGLSE
- a CDS encoding NfuA family Fe-S biogenesis protein yields the protein MFSITEEAEVYVADLFEQQDEKDLGLKVDVEKAGTPVATVTFNFCIKSDLPESYNEFPFVGFSVFIDKSNNEYLRDSHVAIKLDGTNKKLTITAPNAKGEAPKEDAPLQEKILFTIVTEINPSLASHGGFVDLVEITKKNEVVLNFGGGCQGCSSVNMTLKDGVEKQLIGLYPEIEAVLDATDHSHKENAYM
- the panC gene encoding pantoate--beta-alanine ligase; this encodes MQIFDKAVDLQSFLNSCRKNAQEVSLVPTMGGLHDGHLDLITRAEELADINVVSIFVNPTQFSKSEDFDTYPEVIANDIVLLEAKNVDVLFIPSVSEVYPDGMSTDYEVGDLGKILCGISRPSHFNGVAQVVKRLFEIVNPSYAVFGEKDYQQLLIIKSLVSHLDLAVDIHSISTKRDEDGLAKSTRNQYLTKKDRSLAPNLFEQLTKLKILIINDEPIELSRQQAFNNLSNIFQVEYLEVLDANNLKQITTNTKEIIIISAIRLAETRLIDNIVFRRSNV